One genomic window of Streptomyces sp. NBC_01276 includes the following:
- a CDS encoding carboxyl transferase domain-containing protein, with protein MTTTRLSARAAIAALADPGSFTELPAPQRESADDGPLGWTGYDASRARATARTGERESVVTGTARVGGREAALIAFEFGFLGGSLGERTGDLLEAAYAHARAHRLPLVSLIATGGSRMQEGMLALTQLQRVARQCVLTRAAGLPQIAVLRDPTTGGGWATLGAGADVVLALPGAQVGFAGSRVRPADADPAAYTAEGQYAAGHVDAVVPPGELPAVLGDWLRVLAAPRATVPVEPPAALAGVAPPETGWDAVRQARHPDRPRAQAYLEAYFELRLPLRGDRSGGADPGMLCGIGLRGGRAVAYAAQCGTATRPAGYRTAARVIRLADRLGIPVLTLVDTPGAANDAAAEHAGAGPAIADAFAALAAATVPVTTLLIGEGGSGGALALAAPGNTWVTPDSYFSVIAPELAAAILKRPSAEAPATADQLRIRPQDLVALGVARGVVAPAAGA; from the coding sequence GTGACGACGACCCGCCTCTCCGCCCGCGCGGCCATCGCCGCCCTCGCCGACCCCGGCAGCTTCACCGAACTCCCGGCGCCCCAGAGGGAGTCCGCCGACGACGGCCCCCTCGGCTGGACCGGCTACGACGCCTCGCGCGCCCGCGCCACGGCCCGTACCGGCGAGCGGGAGTCCGTCGTCACCGGCACCGCCCGCGTCGGGGGCCGCGAAGCCGCCCTGATCGCCTTCGAGTTCGGCTTCCTCGGCGGGTCGCTCGGCGAACGCACCGGGGACCTCCTCGAAGCCGCCTACGCCCATGCCCGCGCGCACCGCCTGCCCCTGGTGTCCCTGATCGCGACCGGCGGCTCCCGCATGCAGGAGGGCATGCTCGCGCTGACGCAGCTCCAGCGCGTGGCCCGGCAGTGCGTGCTGACCCGCGCCGCCGGCCTCCCGCAGATCGCGGTGCTGCGCGACCCCACCACCGGCGGCGGCTGGGCCACCCTCGGTGCGGGGGCCGACGTGGTGCTCGCGCTGCCGGGGGCCCAGGTCGGCTTCGCCGGATCCCGGGTGCGGCCAGCGGACGCCGATCCGGCGGCCTACACCGCCGAGGGGCAGTACGCCGCCGGACACGTGGACGCCGTCGTGCCGCCCGGGGAGCTCCCGGCCGTCCTCGGGGACTGGCTGCGCGTACTGGCCGCACCCCGGGCCACCGTGCCCGTCGAACCCCCGGCCGCGCTGGCCGGCGTAGCGCCCCCGGAGACCGGCTGGGACGCCGTCCGGCAGGCCCGGCACCCGGACCGCCCGCGCGCGCAGGCCTACCTGGAGGCGTACTTCGAGCTGCGCCTGCCCCTGCGCGGGGACCGCTCCGGCGGCGCCGATCCCGGCATGCTGTGCGGGATCGGGCTGCGCGGGGGCCGGGCCGTGGCGTACGCGGCCCAGTGCGGCACCGCCACCCGCCCGGCGGGCTACCGTACGGCGGCCCGCGTGATCCGCCTCGCGGACCGGCTGGGGATCCCGGTGCTCACCCTGGTGGACACCCCGGGAGCGGCCAACGACGCCGCCGCCGAGCACGCGGGCGCCGGCCCGGCCATCGCCGACGCCTTCGCGGCGCTCGCGGCGGCGACGGTCCCGGTGACCACCCTGCTCATCGGCGAGGGAGGCTCGGGCGGGGCGCTGGCCCTGGCCGCCCCGGGGAACACCTGGGTCACCCCCGACAGCTACTTCTCCGTCATCGCCCCGGAGCTGGCGGCGGCCATCCTCAAGCGCCCTTCCGCCGAGGCCCCCGCGACGGCGGACCAGCTCCGCATCCGCCCCCAGGACCTGGTCGCCCTGGGGGTGGCGCGGGGCGTGGTGGCCCCGGCGGCCGGCGCCTAG
- a CDS encoding LysE family transporter → MSELFSPALSGAVAGLGVAMPMGAMSVLLLQEAMRHRRTAVAAAAGIAAVDLGYAALATAVGPWVASRVSPVEAWIRLAAAAVLLSIAVHALLRSARPAPATPSAPPPHEARDPGGGNGAGTGVGSGVGSGVGSGVGTGTGNGAGLVRAFGRYVGLTAVNPTTALYFAALTTAQASALTTPAAATAFLVGVAAASLLWQQTLVALGAFAGRKISPAARAWTFRLGYGLVAAYALKIAFPLPDLT, encoded by the coding sequence ATGAGCGAACTCTTCTCCCCCGCCCTGTCGGGCGCGGTCGCGGGCCTGGGCGTGGCGATGCCGATGGGCGCGATGAGCGTGCTGCTGCTCCAGGAGGCGATGCGCCACCGCCGCACGGCGGTGGCCGCGGCGGCGGGCATCGCGGCGGTCGACCTGGGCTATGCGGCCCTGGCCACCGCGGTGGGACCGTGGGTGGCCTCCCGGGTCTCCCCCGTCGAGGCCTGGATCCGCCTCGCCGCGGCCGCGGTCCTCCTGTCCATCGCCGTCCACGCCCTCCTCCGTTCCGCCCGCCCCGCCCCCGCCACCCCTTCGGCCCCGCCGCCGCACGAGGCCCGGGACCCGGGGGGCGGGAACGGCGCCGGAACCGGGGTCGGGAGCGGGGTCGGGAGCGGGGTCGGGAGCGGGGTCGGGACTGGGACCGGGAACGGCGCCGGGCTCGTCAGGGCGTTCGGCCGGTACGTCGGCCTCACCGCCGTGAACCCCACCACCGCCCTCTACTTCGCCGCCCTCACCACCGCCCAGGCCTCCGCCCTCACCACCCCCGCCGCCGCCACCGCCTTCCTCGTCGGAGTCGCCGCCGCCTCCCTCCTGTGGCAGCAGACGCTCGTCGCCCTCGGCGCCTTCGCCGGCCGCAAGATCTCCCCCGCCGCCCGCGCCTGGACCTTCCGCCTCGGATACGGCCTCGTCGCGGCCTACGCCCTGAAGATCGCCTTCCCCCTGCCGGACCTGACATGA
- a CDS encoding Lrp/AsnC family transcriptional regulator yields the protein MDRLDREILGILQQDARISYRDLGVRVGLSANATADRVRRMRRDGVIRGFTVIVDPAADTRGGLVVFIDLVLRQDTTNEEFEQRVATLAGITEVVHVTGEYDYLVRARAADPAALDALLRRLKREAGVAQSSTRIALRAATRHPAG from the coding sequence ATGGACCGCCTCGACAGGGAAATCCTCGGCATCCTGCAGCAGGATGCGCGGATCTCGTACCGCGACCTCGGCGTCCGCGTCGGGCTCAGTGCCAACGCCACCGCCGACCGGGTGCGCCGGATGCGGCGGGACGGGGTGATCCGCGGGTTCACCGTCATCGTGGATCCGGCCGCCGACACCCGGGGCGGGCTCGTGGTCTTCATCGACCTCGTCCTGCGGCAGGACACGACCAACGAGGAGTTCGAGCAGCGGGTCGCCACCCTCGCGGGGATCACCGAGGTGGTGCACGTGACGGGGGAGTACGACTACCTCGTGCGGGCGCGGGCCGCGGACCCCGCCGCGCTCGACGCGCTGCTGCGCCGGCTCAAGCGGGAGGCCGGGGTGGCGCAGTCCAGTACCCGGATCGCGCTGCGGGCCGCCACGAGGCACCCGGCCGGGTGA
- a CDS encoding CorA family divalent cation transporter, which translates to MIVSVVSMPEGVVTRTDLSRARERLAGSDFVIVDIDLGEEPSSGGQPLALGLGLDDEVWGWFGRAREPVRATYDEGTTGCVVPVVDDGRVTRIHLLASETFLVTVHHGRVGLIEDFVEQLPKTPPSDLVTTAFLLLHGALEGFRRAASEALLEVEDVEEAMFEHWEPRDVQRLADLRRRSARLHRAFLPYAAVAQEFLTRRRMAYHDIPEERLALNRQHESTVQLVVLEIEALREETRRAADSYASLVADRQNLVINRLAIVSVIFLPLSFLTGFFGMNFGYLSTLVTSERSFLTLGLGMQVCALVVALYFVLYRTHWRQLRGGPVEDAAGRRRRWALRAGRRPGDGY; encoded by the coding sequence ATGATCGTATCGGTGGTGTCGATGCCGGAGGGCGTCGTCACGCGCACGGACCTGTCCCGGGCCCGGGAGCGCCTCGCGGGCTCCGACTTCGTGATCGTCGACATCGACCTGGGCGAGGAGCCCTCGTCCGGCGGGCAGCCGCTCGCCCTCGGGCTCGGGCTGGACGACGAGGTCTGGGGATGGTTCGGCAGGGCCCGCGAACCCGTGCGGGCCACGTACGACGAGGGCACCACCGGGTGCGTCGTGCCGGTGGTCGACGACGGCCGCGTCACCCGCATCCACCTGCTCGCGAGCGAGACCTTCCTCGTCACGGTCCACCACGGTCGCGTCGGGCTGATCGAGGACTTCGTCGAGCAGCTGCCGAAGACCCCGCCCTCCGACCTTGTGACCACGGCGTTCCTCCTCCTGCACGGTGCGCTGGAGGGCTTCCGCCGGGCCGCTTCCGAAGCGCTGCTGGAGGTCGAGGACGTGGAGGAGGCGATGTTCGAGCACTGGGAGCCGAGGGACGTCCAGCGCCTGGCCGACCTGCGGCGCCGCTCGGCCCGGCTGCACCGGGCCTTCCTCCCCTACGCCGCGGTCGCCCAGGAGTTCCTCACGCGCCGCAGGATGGCCTACCACGACATCCCGGAGGAGCGGCTGGCGTTGAACCGCCAGCACGAGAGCACGGTGCAGCTGGTGGTGCTGGAGATCGAGGCCCTGCGGGAGGAGACCCGGCGGGCCGCCGACAGCTACGCCTCGCTCGTCGCCGACCGGCAGAACCTCGTGATCAACCGACTCGCCATCGTCTCGGTGATCTTCCTGCCGCTGTCGTTCCTGACCGGCTTCTTCGGCATGAACTTCGGCTACCTGAGCACGCTGGTGACGAGCGAGCGGTCCTTCCTGACGCTCGGCCTCGGCATGCAGGTGTGCGCGCTGGTGGTGGCCCTCTACTTCGTGCTGTACCGCACGCACTGGCGCCAGCTGCGGGGCGGCCCGGTGGAGGACGCCGCCGGCCGCCGGCGCCGCTGGGCGCTGCGGGCCGGCCGCCGCCCCGGCGACGGGTACTAG
- a CDS encoding IS701 family transposase has translation MRAGELAMVRGRLEEFSSEVFVPLVRRDWLEKGRLYLRGLLLDGRRKSMQPMAERLGVDHQRLQQFMTSSTWSVDQVRARLAWRAVRVVRPQVWVVDDTGFPKDGTASPGVARQYSGTLGKVGNCQIGVSVHAATDTASCPLSWRLFLPQSWDGPEAEARRTACRIPESEHHRPKWQLALDMLDELSGIGLRPAVLVADTGYGANADFRHGLEDRRLAYVLQVKAEMTAHGEEAVPHQPTYSGLGPRPLPRYRTRPLSLREHVLAAGRRQGRAVAWRKGSKAAMSSHFVLLRVRLAGRRPKPAEDGTIPLVWLIAQWPEGEAEPVKYWISNLPADIPAKDLVRLAKSRWRIEHDYRELKTCLGLDHFEGRSFNGWHRHVTLVTAAHLFLTEQRTCPKAPARA, from the coding sequence ATGAGGGCTGGGGAGCTTGCGATGGTGCGGGGCCGGTTGGAGGAGTTCTCTTCCGAGGTGTTCGTGCCATTGGTACGGCGGGACTGGCTGGAGAAGGGCCGGCTCTATCTGCGGGGCCTGTTGCTGGACGGCCGACGTAAGTCGATGCAGCCGATGGCTGAACGCCTGGGTGTCGATCACCAGCGGCTGCAGCAGTTCATGACGTCCTCGACCTGGTCGGTCGATCAGGTGCGGGCCCGGCTGGCGTGGCGGGCCGTGCGGGTGGTCCGCCCGCAGGTGTGGGTGGTGGACGATACCGGCTTCCCCAAGGACGGCACCGCCTCACCCGGGGTGGCCCGGCAGTACTCGGGCACCCTGGGCAAGGTCGGCAACTGCCAGATCGGAGTCAGTGTCCACGCCGCCACGGACACGGCGTCGTGCCCGCTGTCCTGGCGGTTGTTCCTGCCGCAGTCGTGGGACGGACCCGAAGCGGAGGCACGCCGGACCGCCTGCCGGATCCCCGAGAGCGAGCACCACCGCCCGAAGTGGCAGCTGGCGCTGGACATGCTGGACGAGCTGTCCGGGATCGGCCTGCGGCCCGCCGTGCTGGTCGCGGACACCGGCTACGGCGCGAACGCCGACTTCCGCCACGGCCTGGAAGACCGCCGCCTGGCCTATGTCTTGCAGGTCAAGGCCGAGATGACCGCGCATGGCGAGGAAGCGGTGCCGCATCAGCCCACCTACTCGGGGCTCGGCCCCAGGCCTCTGCCCCGCTACCGCACCCGGCCGCTCTCCTTACGCGAGCACGTGCTGGCCGCCGGACGCCGCCAGGGCCGGGCCGTGGCCTGGCGCAAGGGCTCGAAAGCGGCGATGAGCTCGCACTTCGTACTGCTGCGGGTCCGCCTCGCGGGGCGGCGGCCCAAGCCTGCCGAGGACGGCACGATCCCGCTGGTCTGGCTGATCGCGCAGTGGCCCGAGGGTGAGGCCGAGCCGGTGAAGTACTGGATCTCGAACCTGCCCGCGGACATCCCCGCGAAGGACCTGGTCCGGCTCGCGAAGTCTCGCTGGCGGATCGAGCACGACTACCGCGAACTGAAAACCTGCCTCGGGCTGGACCACTTCGAGGGCCGCTCTTTCAACGGCTGGCACAGGCACGTCACCCTCGTCACCGCCGCCCACCTGTTCCTGACCGAGCAGCGGACCTGCCCAAAAGCCCCTGCCAGGGCCTGA